The DNA window ATAATGTCTATAACTTCAGACACATGGAAGTTAATGTTTGATGGAGCCTCCTCCAAGCATGGTTACGGAATTGGAATTCTCTTAATAGATCCCCAAGGAACCTACAATCCCATCTCTATTAAGTTAGAGTATTCTGTAACCAACAATGAGGCTGAGTACGAAGCATGTCTCTCAGGTCTCAAAATCGCATACGAAAGAGGAGCAACTAAATTAGACGTAATCAGCGACTCTAATCTGGTTATATCCCAAGTTAATGGAACATGGCAAGTACGAGGAGAAAATCTCAAACCTTATCACACTCGCCTACTCTGTTTTATCGACAATTTCGATCATGTGTCTTTTGTACACAacccaagaagccaaaatcGATTTGCCGATGCTTTGGCCACGCTAGCAGCTATGACCCAAATTCCTGTTGGAATTAAGGTCAAACCTCTGAAGATCCGTCAGAAACGAAAATCCGATTTCGAAGTTGGAGTGGTAGCCTCCGTTCAAGTGCCCACTAAACCATGGTTCGATATCCTTCAAAACTACATTGTGTATGGAGAATATCCGTCCCACTTCCGAGCTAAGGAACGAAGAGCCCTGCGCCAGTATTCCACCAACTATGCTTGGATAGCTAATAAGCTATACAGACGATCTtttgatggtcaaaacatgcttTGCGTTAATGGTCCCGAGGCACGAAGGATCATAGAAGAAGTACATGCAGGTGTGTGTGGTCCACACATGAATGGACTCGCCCTTGCTAAGAAAATACTCCGCCTCGGATACTATTGGCAAAACATTGAGCAAGAATGTGTCAGCTATGTGAAAAGTTATCACCAATGCCAAATCTATGCTAATTTAAAGCATACTCCAACACCTCTGCTATACTGCATGACATCACCATGGCCCTTTTCGACATGGGGCATTGATGTCATTGGAAAAATCTATCCCCATGCTTCCAATGGACATGAGTTCATACTCGTAGCCATCGACTATTTCTCTAAATGGGTCGAGGCATCGTCTTATAAGATCCTCAAGTCTACTCAGGTAGCAAAATTCATCCGTGTTAATATCATAGCTAGATACGGAGTACCTCATGCTATTGTCTCGGATAATGGAAGACACTTCCAAGGAAAGGTTTTATCCCTTCTTAAAGAATTCAAGATCGAACATCACAAATCTTCACCTTATCGACCCCAAACCAATGGCGCGGTCGAAGCGGCAAACAAGAatgtgattaggatcatcaagaagatgaccaacacATATAAGGATTGGCATGAAAAGCTTCCATTCaccttatggggatatcgtacgACTGCTCGAGCATCGACAGACGAGACTCCCTATTCTCTAGTTTACGACATGGATGCCGTACAACCCATCGAGATTGAAATCCCCACACTGAGAATCCTATTGGAATCTCACgttgttgaagaagattggGTAAAAGCTCGATACGACCAGTTGACATTGATGGAAGACCATAGGTTGGATGCGTTATGCAAAACCCAGGCTTACCAGAAACGAATGGCCGATACCTTTAATAGAAAGGTCAAACCCAGAAACCTAAAAGAAGGTGACCTAGTGCTCAAAGTAACCCGCGAACTGTTAGACCCTAGGGGCAAGTTCCGACCACGATGGGAAGGTCCCTTCCTCATCAAGAAAATCCTCTCTAGAGGTGCGGTTCGCCTTTCAACAGTTGAAGGCGAAGAATTTGTTGCTCCTAGCAATCTAGATGCCCTAAAACGATATTATGTCTAATATCGTTTCGCGCAAcggctctaatctagccttagtagGATTACAACGGCTCTGATCTAGCCTTAGTAGGATCACGACGGCTCTCGATCCAGCCTTACCAGGATTAAGTCCTCTTGGACCAACCAACCTCCAGTGGTGTATGTCTATGCCATAACTACCATCAGTTAGTCCCCAGATAAGAGTGGATTAATTGACCTCTAGTCTTGTCCTCTAAAGGACTAATCGAAGCTCTAGTCTTGTTAGACATTTCCCCAACAGTTAGTCCCCAACTGAGagtggactaatcaaccacTAGTATTGTATTACTACGTTGGAAATCCCCAGCTAGTCCTCAACTTGGAGTGAACTAGTCGACCTCTAGTTTTGTACAACTATGTCATCATCAACAGTGggagaactacgtgagacctgattcttccaaagaaaataaaagaatatatcaaGAACAAATGGAAGATACGTAGGAAACCTTTGTACATGTCCGGTCTCAATGAGCTCAGTAAGCTCTAGAAGCT is part of the Impatiens glandulifera chromosome 1, dImpGla2.1, whole genome shotgun sequence genome and encodes:
- the LOC124934411 gene encoding protein NYNRIN-like, with translation MKTEVVAKVKEEVQKQLEAKFLETVDYPAWIANVVPILKKDGRMRYNQILIAEEDKKKTTFITEVGTFCFMVMPFGLKNAGATYQRAVTMILHDMIHKEVEVYIDDMIVKSKDRRGHIPNLDKFLQRIRKYRLRLNPKKCAFEVTAGKMIGFLITQRGIEIDPSKIEAITAMPVPRNEQEVRGFLGKIQFISRFISKLTLTCDPLFKLLKKDQKFQWDDTCQQAFDKIKDYQKSPPVLMPPRSGIPLILYLTVTDSAMGSLLAQENKDKVETAVYYPSKRMTGYELNYSTPEKVCWALAWVTKRLRHYMQAHPIKLVSRLDPIHYLFQRTLLSPRFAKWMMMISEYDITYMAQKYVKGSAIADFLADQPIIVEPSFELDFPDDSIMSITSDTWKLMFDGASSKHGYGIGILLIDPQGTYNPISIKLEYSVTNNEAEYEACLSGLKIAYERGATKLDVISDSNLVISQVNGTWQVRGENLKPYHTRLLCFIDNFDHVSFVHNPRSQNRFADALATLAAMTQIPVGIKVKPLKIRQKRKSDFEVGVVASVQVPTKPWFDILQNYIVYGEYPSHFRAKERRALRQYSTNYAWIANKLYRRSFDGQNMLCVNGPEARRIIEEVHAGVCGPHMNGLALAKKILRLGYYWQNIEQECVSYVKSYHQCQIYANLKHTPTPLLYCMTSPWPFSTWGIDVIGKIYPHASNGHEFILVAIDYFSKWVEASSYKILKSTQVAKFIRVNIIARYGVPHAIVSDNGRHFQGKVLSLLKEFKIEHHKSSPYRPQTNGAVEAANKNVIRIIKKMTNTYKDWHEKLPFTLWGYRTTARASTDETPYSLVYDMDAVQPIEIEIPTLRILLESHVVEEDWVKARYDQLTLMEDHRLDALCKTQAYQKRMADTFNRKVKPRNLKEGDLVLKVTRELLDPRGKFRPRWEGPFLIKKILSRGAVRLSTVEGEEFVAPSNLDALKRYYV